The Fundidesulfovibrio magnetotacticus genome has a window encoding:
- the gndA gene encoding NADP-dependent phosphogluconate dehydrogenase yields the protein MSTCDIALVGLAVMGQNLALNMASRGFSAAVFNRTESTTREFMDRAGNKAGLKAAFSPAEAVGMLSSPRKIFLMVKAGSPVDQVIDEFVPLLSPGDILVDGGNSHFPDTVRRTRELAAKGIRYLGVGVSGGEEGALHGPSIMPGGEPEAWPFMEPILTAISAKAGPGGDEPCVAWMGNGGAGHYVKMVHNGIEYGDMQLIAEVYDILGRAGGLDAAAQARVFSEWNKGPLASYLVEITAQALSRIDEETSKPLVDVILDAAGQKGTGRWTAESALELGIPIPTLTSAVEARGLSSLKEQRVRASRILQGGCEPPAVNVADLVRDAEQALYAAKVCSYAQGFALLAEADKVYGFGLDLGQAAKVWRAGCIIRADFLDDVTAAFKADPALENLLEAPVFTNEVGRRLPALRRLAGVAIASGIPAPALCASLAYYDGFRSEHLPANLIQAQRDLFGAHTFKRLDKEGVFHAQW from the coding sequence GTGAGCACCTGCGACATCGCCCTGGTGGGACTGGCCGTCATGGGCCAGAACCTGGCCCTGAACATGGCCAGCCGCGGTTTTTCCGCGGCCGTCTTCAACCGCACCGAATCCACCACCCGCGAGTTCATGGACCGCGCCGGGAACAAGGCCGGGCTCAAGGCCGCCTTCAGCCCGGCCGAGGCCGTGGGCATGCTCTCCAGCCCGCGCAAGATCTTCCTCATGGTCAAGGCGGGTTCGCCCGTGGACCAGGTGATCGACGAATTCGTACCCCTTCTCTCCCCCGGCGACATCCTCGTGGACGGCGGCAACTCCCACTTCCCCGACACCGTGCGCCGCACCCGGGAACTGGCCGCCAAGGGCATCCGCTACCTGGGCGTGGGCGTCTCCGGCGGCGAGGAGGGCGCGCTCCACGGGCCGAGCATCATGCCCGGCGGCGAGCCCGAGGCCTGGCCCTTCATGGAGCCCATCCTCACGGCCATCTCCGCCAAAGCCGGGCCCGGCGGAGACGAGCCCTGCGTGGCCTGGATGGGCAACGGCGGAGCAGGGCACTATGTGAAGATGGTGCACAACGGCATCGAATACGGCGACATGCAGCTCATCGCGGAGGTCTACGACATCCTGGGCCGCGCGGGCGGCCTGGACGCCGCCGCCCAGGCGCGCGTCTTCAGCGAGTGGAACAAGGGGCCGCTGGCCTCCTACCTGGTGGAGATCACCGCCCAGGCCCTCTCGCGCATCGACGAAGAGACCTCCAAACCCCTTGTGGACGTGATCCTGGATGCGGCCGGACAGAAGGGCACGGGCCGCTGGACGGCCGAGAGCGCCCTGGAGCTGGGCATACCCATCCCCACGCTCACCTCCGCCGTGGAGGCGCGCGGTCTTTCGTCCCTCAAGGAGCAGCGCGTGCGCGCCTCGCGCATCCTCCAGGGCGGCTGCGAGCCCCCCGCCGTGAACGTCGCGGACCTGGTGCGCGACGCAGAGCAGGCCCTCTACGCCGCCAAGGTCTGCTCCTACGCCCAGGGTTTCGCCCTGCTGGCCGAGGCCGACAAGGTCTACGGCTTCGGGCTGGACCTGGGACAGGCCGCCAAGGTCTGGCGGGCCGGTTGCATCATCCGCGCGGATTTCCTGGACGACGTGACCGCCGCCTTCAAGGCCGACCCCGCCCTGGAAAACCTCCTGGAGGCCCCGGTGTTCACCAACGAAGTGGGCCGCCGCCTGCCCGCGCTGCGCAGGCTGGCGGGCGTGGCCATCGCCTCGGGCATCCCCGCCCCGGCCCTGTGCGCCAGCCTCGCCTACTACGACGGCTTCCGCTCCGAACACCTGCCCGCCAACCTCATCCAGGCCCAGCGCGACCTCTTCGGCGCGCACACCTTCAAGCGCCTGGACAAGGAGGGCGTGTTCCACGCCCAATGGTGA
- a CDS encoding carbohydrate ABC transporter permease — translation MSVAVKRIKSVLFYSGAVALCAPPLFVFAWMIMTGLKTGSQNIAYPPEFFFTPTLENFRAVFQQHDFFHFLMNSVIIATLATGLSLVLGLPAAYSIAKYKQGRIGLIILLARMTPFVSYLLPWYIIFRSMGLIDTYTALTVTHLIITLPMVTWLMISFFESVPAELEDAAMIDGCTRLRTFLTIVLPLVRNGIATSAIMAFIFSWNQFLFSLILSGPRTKTVPVAVYNFISYGKIDWAGIGAAATLIVLPVSVFAFFVRKSIVQGLTMGAMKD, via the coding sequence ATGAGCGTCGCGGTCAAGAGGATCAAGAGCGTCCTGTTCTACTCGGGCGCGGTGGCCCTGTGCGCGCCGCCGCTCTTTGTGTTCGCCTGGATGATCATGACCGGGCTCAAGACCGGCTCGCAGAACATCGCCTATCCGCCGGAATTCTTCTTCACGCCCACCCTGGAAAACTTCCGGGCCGTCTTCCAGCAGCACGATTTCTTCCATTTCCTGATGAACAGCGTGATCATCGCCACCCTGGCCACCGGGCTCTCGCTGGTGCTGGGGCTTCCGGCCGCCTATTCCATCGCCAAGTACAAGCAGGGGCGCATCGGGCTGATCATCCTCCTGGCCAGAATGACCCCCTTCGTCAGCTACCTTCTTCCGTGGTACATCATCTTCCGCTCAATGGGGCTCATCGACACCTACACGGCCCTGACCGTCACGCACCTGATCATCACCCTGCCCATGGTCACCTGGCTCATGATCTCCTTCTTCGAGAGCGTGCCCGCCGAACTGGAAGACGCGGCCATGATCGATGGCTGCACCCGTCTGCGCACCTTCCTGACCATCGTGCTGCCCCTGGTGCGCAACGGCATAGCCACCTCGGCCATCATGGCCTTCATCTTCTCCTGGAACCAGTTCCTCTTCTCGCTCATCCTCTCCGGCCCCAGGACCAAGACCGTGCCCGTGGCCGTCTACAACTTCATCTCCTACGGCAAGATCGACTGGGCGGGCATCGGCGCGGCCGCGACGCTCATCGTGCTGCCGGTGTCCGTGTTCGCCTTCTTCGTGCGCAAGTCCATCGTGCAGGGCCTGACCATGGGGGCCATGAAGGACTGA
- a CDS encoding carbohydrate ABC transporter permease, with product MRRIAQALSDFIDRRQSWVFPAPAVIVLLLIVVFPIAFNLYLAFTKWTIGLGQPRFIGLDNFVDLLTDERVLNGTVVMIAFSGLSLALEMGLGLMIALYFNREFKGSEAVQAIYIFPFAATPVAVALIWRIMLNPEVGVLNYLLRLVGLPGSLWVSSEHTVILSLVMVDVWKWTPMITLIVLAGLKSLPHDPYEAARIDGANALQIFWHITLPMIRPVLIAALMLRSLDNLKEFDMIYTITQGGPGIASETLYLYSYTVGFQFFKAGYGSALMVVVFLIVLVFNVVMNRLRLAK from the coding sequence ATGCGACGCATCGCCCAAGCCCTCTCCGACTTCATCGACCGGCGTCAGTCCTGGGTGTTTCCGGCCCCGGCGGTGATCGTGCTCCTGCTCATCGTGGTCTTCCCCATCGCCTTCAACCTCTACCTGGCCTTCACCAAATGGACCATCGGACTCGGGCAGCCGCGCTTCATCGGCTTGGACAACTTCGTGGACCTGCTCACCGACGAGCGCGTCCTCAACGGAACCGTGGTGATGATCGCCTTCAGCGGCCTGAGCCTCGCCCTGGAGATGGGCCTGGGCCTGATGATCGCCCTGTACTTCAACCGGGAGTTCAAGGGCAGCGAGGCCGTGCAGGCCATCTACATTTTTCCTTTCGCGGCCACGCCGGTGGCCGTGGCGCTCATCTGGCGCATCATGCTCAACCCCGAGGTGGGCGTGCTCAACTACCTGCTGCGCCTGGTGGGCCTGCCCGGCAGCCTGTGGGTTTCGAGCGAGCACACGGTGATCCTCTCGCTGGTGATGGTGGACGTGTGGAAATGGACCCCCATGATCACCCTCATCGTGCTGGCGGGGCTCAAGTCGCTGCCGCACGACCCCTACGAGGCCGCGCGCATCGACGGGGCCAACGCGCTGCAGATCTTCTGGCACATCACCCTGCCCATGATCCGCCCGGTGCTCATCGCCGCGCTCATGCTGCGCTCCCTGGACAACCTCAAGGAATTCGACATGATCTACACCATCACCCAGGGAGGCCCGGGCATCGCCTCCGAGACGCTCTACCTCTATTCCTACACGGTGGGCTTCCAGTTCTTCAAGGCGGGCTACGGCTCGGCCCTGATGGTGGTGGTGTTCCTCATCGTCCTGGTGTTCAACGTGGTCATGAACAGGCTCAGGCTGGCCAAATGA